The following is a genomic window from Leptolyngbya sp. 'hensonii'.
GTGCCGGTCTATGCCTATACCATCGGTTTGCCTCTCCCGATCGAAGGCTTTCTTCGCACCCTGGGGTTGATTTTCTTCCTGCCCAATGTTTGGGTGGGTATTGTGGTGGTGGCTCTCCTCCTAGTCAATTCCCGCATCCAGTTTCTCCTGGTGTTGCTGGGCTATGCCCTGGGAACGACTGTGCGTGGGATTCTCACCGGCACCTTTGCCTATGTCTACTATGATCCGGCAGCCCTGAACTTCATGCTGGTCGCCCTGGCGATCGGTGGCTTCTATCTCCTGCCCTCACCCCGCAGTTATCTTCTAGCCGGAATCAGCGTCGCTCTGGCTGCCATCGTCGGGGAGGCCATTAGCGTCTTTTGGGCAGCGGTGGCCCTGCCGGTGCATGCCCTACCCTACAATTTGGTGACGCTGTTGTTGCTGTATCTGCTGGGGTTGGCGGGGTCTCGCTCCCTGGCCCGTTATCCTCAGGCGTCTCCAGAAAAAACCCTGGACCATGAACTGACTATCCAGCGCCGGTATCAAGGGACGGGCCGCACCCTGATGGTGCCCTTCACCGGACGGTGGGTGACCTGGCAGGGCTTTGAGGGAGCCTGGACCCATCAGGGGCTGTGGCGCTATGCTTGTGATTTCCTGATTCGGGATGATCAAGGGCAGACCCACCGGGATGTTGGATTGCAACTGACGGACTACTATGCCTTCCAGAAGCCGGTGCTGTCCCCGATACGAGGTTGGGTGGTGCGGGTAGTGAATGACCTGCCGGACTGCGCGATCGGAACGGTGGATCAGGCCCACAATTGGGGCAATGCGGTGGTGCTCTACGATGAACGCGGGTTCTATGTGGAAATTTCCCACTTTGCCCAGCACAGTATTGTGGTCAAGGCTGCCGATCGGGTGGAGCCGGGGACCCTATTGGGGCGCTGTGGTAACTCTGGTTATTCTCCCCAACCCCATATTCATATCCAGGTGCAGCTCCAACCCGATATTGGAGCGGCCACGGTTCCGTTCAGCTTTGTTAATCTCCTGGTGGATGGCCAGTTCCAGACAGAATCGATTCCTGCAGTGGAGTCGGTGCTGGAGCCAGTGCGACCTGATCTGGTGCTGGCCCAGGCTATGACGTTCCCGATCGACAGTCGTCTCTCCTTCTGCAAGATGCGTCGGGGCCAGGTGGTCGGGCGGTTGGAGGTGGTGGTCAAGATGGCGGTGGATGGCTCCTTTTATCTGGATTCCGGTAAAGCCAAACTGTTCTTTGGGCGGGACGATACCGTTTTGATGTTCCATCGCATGGAGGGAGAGGATCCCTGGTTGCGGCTCCTCTGGCTGGCTGTTCCCCGCCTGCCCCTCATCCGGCAGGTGGGCCATGCCTGGCAGGACTATCTGCCCATCAGTACCGTGAGCGGTGGTTTCCCCTGTCTTCTGTATCAGTTCGCCAGCGCCTTCTGGCCCCAACTGGCCTCTGTTTCGTATCAGGGGTATTGGGAAACGAATGAGACCCTGACGGGCAGATTGCAATTGCCTGGGACTCGACAGACCCTGTCCACGTCTGTGATCTTTGCGTCTACTGGGGAATGGTTGAAGGTGGGGGTGGGCGATCTCGCCCTGATGTTGATTTAACAGGCCGTTGCCTGGACAGGCAACGGCTCTACAATTCCACAATAAAAACCGATCCTCGGGGTTGATTGTCTTCAACGAAAATGCTACCGCCATGGGCTTCGATCGCCATTTTGCAAAACGCCAGTCCCAAACCAGTTTGGGGAGCTCCCCTGATAATGCTGCCAATATCAAACTTGTCAAAGATCTGTTGGCGGAGCTCTTTACTGACGCCTGGTCCCAAATCTGCGACAGAAATTCTGGTCTGTTTATCAACCGGGTAGTCAATTTTGAGGGTTACCTGACTGCCGGAAGGGGAGAACTTGATGGCGTTGGAGAGTAAATTATCAAAAATCCGTCTAAAAATAGGGCTGTCAATGAATACAGTGTGCTCAACCTTGGGCAGGTCGTTAATCAGTTGGATATTTTTTTGAGCCGCGATCGCCTCAAAATCTTCAAGGGCCATGCTGGCAATGATCCGCAGATCTGCTGGCAGCAAATTTAGATCCATTTTGCCAGATTCCAATTTGGCCATGATCAGTAGGCTGTCAATTAAAGACTGCAACTGCTGCCCGGCAATTCCAATCTGTTGTATTTTCCGGAGCGGTTTTTCATCCAGTCCCAGCAGTTTCAGAAACTCACAGGATAGGGTGATGCTGGAAAGAGGATTTCGCAGGTCATGCACAATCATATTGACCAGATCTTCGCGCACCTGCATGAGGGTTTTTAAGGCATCATACTGTTGCTTGATCCGCAGCATGGAACGAACCCTGGCCCGTAATTCAACCCCGTTCACCGGTTTGCTCACAAAGTCATCGGCACCAGAATCGAGGCATTGGGCCAGGTCTTCCTTGGTGTTCAGGGCCGTGACCATGATGACGGGAATGTGTTGCAATTGCGGTTGAGCTTTAATGTGTCGGCAGACCTCAAAGCCATTGAGTCCTGGCATCATGACATCCAGCAAAATAACATCGGGCTGGTGCTGTTCCAGATAGGCTAAGGCCTCGCTCCCATTGGGGACGTAACTCAATTGGTAGGACTCTTTAAACAGAAGAATCTCGATAACGTCAAAGTTACCTGGTTCGTCATCCACAATCAGTAAAGAAATGGGCGGATTTTCTGGACTCATGATTGCAGGGGTGATTTACACTATCCAAACAAGGATTTCAAATGACGGAGATCACCAGAGGCGTCACTGCCTTGCTGCATTCATTTTTCCCACTCCAGTGCTATTCCTAGCACAGCTATCAACTGAACGCGGGGCAGCAACACCAGAAAAGAACAATGAGGTGTCCAGATTCAGAATGCAATTTTTCTCCTGACTTCTGCCTCCCTTCCATCGCCCCCTGTCCCAGCTTAAATCAGCAGGGGCTAATCCTGTAAAAAAAATTGCTGGAAAAATAAAATACTAGGAGAGGGAGGCGGCTGTCGGGAGGAGAGTTGTTTCAAACCAGTAGTGAAAAAGATCGCGGATGGTCCGTTTTAGCTCTTGAGCTCCCATGGGCTTGAGGACATAACTGTTGGCACCGTAGTGATAACAGATTTCCACATCCTTGGGATTGGAAGAGGTTGTCAAAACGATAATCGGAATGGTTTTAAGCTGATCCTCTTGTTTAATTTGATGAATGATGTCCCGGCCATCCGTACCGGGCAGGTTCAGATCCATCAGGATCAGGGCTGGGGGAGGTGCGTTCTTGAGGGTTGTATAGGAACCTGTACGGTATAAATAGTCCAGGGCTTCATCCCCGTCTATGAATCTTCGAACTTCAATATCCAGCGAAAACTGACGCATGATCCGCGCTAAGGCAGCGAAATCCTCGTCGCTATCCTCAATGGCTACAATTGTTTTGCTGCTCATTAGGGTGGGTTGAATAAAAATTGGCTCCCGAGACTTGATTTTACAGCTATTCCATTGGTATGGAGAGGGAGTAGAGATGGTCCCTGGCTCGGAGATCTGTCCATCCCACCCCCTTAAAACTTGCCGTTTTGCCGGGCTAGCTCTGGCTCACTTTTTCCCGTTCCAGAAACTTCTCCAGCTCAGTCAGGGCTTCTGCGTCCACCTTGGTCTGCATGGGGCAAAACTTGGGACCACACATGGAACAGAATTCGGCGGTTTTGTAAATGTCGGCTGGGAGAGTCTCATCGTGATACTCCCGCGCCCGATCGGGGTCCAGCGCCAACTCAAACTGGCGATTCCAGTCGAAGTTGTAGCGGGCTCGGGAGAGTTCATCGTCCCGATCTCGGGCTCCTGGACGGTGGCGGGCGATATCAGCGGCGTGGGCGGCAATCTTATAGGCGATCAGGCCATTCCGCACATCCTCCGCATTGGGTAGGCCCAGGTGTTCCTTCGGGGTCACGTAGCACAACATGGCTGTTCCGTACCAACCGGCCATGGCGGCTCCGATCGCAGAGGTGATGTGGTCATAGCCCGGTGCAATATCTGTGACTAGGGGACCGAGGACGTAGAAGGGAGCTTCGGAACATTCTTCCATCTGCTTCCGGACATTGAACTCAATCTGATCCATGGGCACATGGCCTGGTCCTTCCACCATGACCTGAACATCGTGTTCCCAGGCCCGTCGGGTTAGCTGACCTAAGGTTTTGAGCTCTGCTAACTGGGCGGCATCGGAGGCATCATGGGTGCAACCGGGTCGCAGGGAATCCCCCAGACTGAAGGAGACATCGTACTTCTTAAAGATCTCGATGATGTCATCAAAGTGGGTATACAGCGGATTCTGCTTGTGATGGTGCAGCATCCAGCGAGCGATGATGCCTCCGCCTCGGGAGACAATCCCTGTGAGCCGACTGCGGACCAGGGGTAGGTGTTCCATCAGAATCCCAGCATGGATGGTCATGTAGTCCACCCCCTGCTGAGCATGCTTCTCAATCACCTGTAGAAAATCATCTGGGGTCAGCTTTTCGATCGTGCCATGGACGCTCTCCAACGCCTGATACACCGGCACCGTCCCGATCGGCACCGGAGAAGCTTGGATAATGGCTGTCCGGATTTCGTCTAGATTGCCTCCACCGGTGGATAGATCCATCACGGTATCCGCTCCATATTTCACAGCCAATTGCAGCTTACCGACTTCCTCACCCAAGTTGGAAGAGTTAGGAGAAGCTCCAATATTGGCATTGACTTTGCATCTGGAAGCAATCCCGATACACATCGGTTCCAGGTTGGGGTGATTGATATTGGCAGGAATAATCATCCGCCCCCGGGCCACCTCTTCCCGAATCAGTTCGGGGGGCAAATTTTCCCGCTGGGCCACCCCCTGCATTTCTTCTGTAATCACCCCCTGTCGGGCATAGTGCATTTGAGTAACATTACTCTGCCCGCGACGCTTCGCGATCCATTCTGTTCGCATATTCAGTTCCTCGAATAAACAGCTTCCCTCCGCTGGTATTACCCAGTAAACTGGCTCAAAGCTGAGACCCGATCTGAGGGTATCGAGGCTCTTGCGAGGGCTAAGAGTCAGTTTAAATCAGGTTCTAAGGGACTATCTCAGCCTGATTTCAGGTCAGGCACCCCTAGCTTGGCTATTGATCCTACCATTGAGCTATCGGGAAGCACTGAATATTCAGGAAGTCTTACAGAAATCGTCGTCAAGTTCCCTGGCTTTAGTTGTGGACCTGCGTCAAACAATTTGCTTCAGGTACTCCTGATCCGTCATCAGGTGGCGGTTGTTTTCGATTCGATCGAGAAAGACTAGCCCTTCCAGGTGATCATATTCATGCTGGAAAATGCGGGCGATAAACTCTGTGAATTGTTGGCGGTGAAAGTGTCCCTGACGATCGGTGTACTCCACCTCGATCGCCCGGTATCGGGGCACCAGGCCCCGCAGTCCCGGTACACTCAGACACCCTTCCCAACCTGATACCACCTCATCGGAGTGGGCTACCAGGTGGGGATTGAGCAGCGCGGTTGGCTCCATCTCTGGTGCCTGGGGATAGCGGGCATTAGGATGGGAAGCCACAATCAGCAATTGGTAGGGTTGACTTACCTGGGGAGCGGCCAGGCCAACCCCATGCTTCTGGGTTAGGGTGATCAGCAGGTTATCAATCAGGGTTTGAATGGTTAGATCGTGAATGTCCTCGATTGGCTGAGCGGGTTGGCGCAGAATCGGGTCACCCAATTGGGCAATGTTTAGGATAGGGCTCATGGGATTGGGTTTTGGTGGCGTTTGCTATAGAGACGTTGGAGGTAACGTCTCTATAGCGATGGGGGTTAATTGTCGGCGGTGCGCACTGGGAACGCCCCAGGTTGCAAGGTGAGCGCCACCGATCGCCCGTTACGCCGCACCTCGATCGAGAGATTGCCTCCCACAGAGCTGTCTTCTACAGCTCGCTGCACCTGATCTGCTGTTTTGACGATCTGGTTATCGATCCGGACAATCACATCACCAGTCCGCAAGCCTCCTTTGGCTGCGGGTGAATTTCGGATCACTCTCACCACCAGGATCCCCTGATCGTCCTGAACCTCAAAGTTACTATTGGGGTCACTATTAATGTTGCGCTTGAGTTCTGGTGTCAGAGTTGCCATCTGAATCCCCAGGTAAGGGTGATCAACCCGGCCTTTGGTAATTAACTGATCGGCAATCCGGCGAGCGGTGTTGATCGGAATCGCGAAGCCCAGGCCCTGAGCGCCCCCAATAATGGCTGTATTCATCCCGATGACCTCTCCACGCTGATTCAACAGGGGACCACCGGAATTGCCGGGGTTAATCGCGGCATCAGTCTGAATGAAGCCAACTCGCTTGTCAGGAACCCCTACCTGAGAGGGGGTACGACCTGTGGCGCTAATGATCCCGGCGGTGACGGTATTATCCAGACCCAGGGGATTCCCGATCGCGATCGCCCACTCTCCTGGCCTCAACTGATCGGAGTTCCCTAGGGAGACTGTGGGTAGGTTGCTGGCCTGAATCTTAACCACAGCCACATCTGTGACGGGATCAGTGCCCAGCACCTTGCCCTGGAAGTTTCGTCCATCCTTTAAGGTGACGGTGACGGTATCGGCCCCATCGACCACATGGGCATTTGTGAGAATCATCCCGTCTGTCGTGGTAATAAATCCAGAGCCAGTGCCACGTTCGACCCGAGTGGCGGGAGGCATCTGGAACTCCGAACCGAAGAACTGTCGGAAAAAGGGATCGTTAAAGGGCTCTGGAATTCGATTCTTGACGGTACGGGCTGAATCAATTCGGACGACTGCGGGTCCTGTTCGTTCTACTGCAGTTGCAATAAAGTTGGCACCAGATTCGTCAGCCGGTAAGCGGATCTGGGCAATGACAGGGTCCGTCTGGACGGGCTTGGCTTCGGCTGGGATCAACCAGCGGCTGCCTGCAAACATCATCCCTGCACCTAGCATCATTGACAGGAGATAGGTGGAGGGCGTTTTCCAGGGCTTCCAACCCTGGCGAGAAGAGGTGTGATGATGCATGGTCATGGTTTCAGTTTTTCCCTATAAATAATCCAAAAGTGATGGGTAACCCGATGGGAAGAGGAATACCTTAATATTAAATTTCTTGCCAAATGAGCTGCGACTCGATAGGCTTTTGCATCTGAGCATAATGTTGCCGTCAGGGTTTGATATCCAGAGCTTGAAAATCAGCCTTGGGAGGTGGAATAGTCTTCCAGGCTTATTGGTATGGGTTCATGCCTCAATCTCTGTGCCCATCCTCAGTTTACGGAGTCATTATGACGTGGTCATGGCATCCCTGTTTCAGGATTATGAATACCCGGATTCGTCCCACTGATCTGACTAATAAGACTGAAAAGCGATCGTTTTGCTCCCATGGGTAGCTTTTTTGGCCAAATGGGCTGCAGTCCTTTTGTTTCAGCCCAATTAGAGATATAACTCTATTGATGGTAGTTCAAGAGTGAATATTTGCCTCCAGCCTCTAGATGTAGAGCTAAGGGGGCTCACTTGTGCTCTCTGTTTTTGGAAATCTTTGTCCTGAAGAATTTCTGGACAATGGGTTCCTCTATGATCCGGCTCAGCAGTGCGCGGTTAATAATCCTTCCTTGAACAGTTGAGGTTAGCTGTGGAAATCGCTATCGACAGTCTATGGGACCAGGTCTTGGAGCGTTTGCAGCTTACGCTGACTCGACCAACCTTTGAAGCCTGGATCAAGACTGCCAGTGCCGAGCAATTAGAAGATAATTGCCTGGTCATTCGTACCCCGAATCCGTTTGCACGTAACCGGATCCAGAGATACTACATCAAAGATATTGCAAAAGCCGTAGAAGAAATTCTGGGTCATCCGATCGATATTCATATCACGGTGGTTCAGGGAGATGAGACGGCTGTGATGGATGCCTCCTCAGAGGCATTGTGGCCTCTGCCTCCTGAAGCGCCGCCTGTGGAACCAGGGGCAACGAATCATCGCCCGCGCCTGAGTGATCTGAATCCCAAGTATGTGTTCTCCCGGTTTGTGGTGGGTCCCAATAGCCGGATGGCCCATGCAGCGGCTCTGGCTGTGGCAGAATCCCCCGGTCGCGAGTTTAATCCCCTGTTCCTCTGTGGGGGTGTGGGATTAGGTAA
Proteins encoded in this region:
- the def gene encoding peptide deformylase — its product is MSPILNIAQLGDPILRQPAQPIEDIHDLTIQTLIDNLLITLTQKHGVGLAAPQVSQPYQLLIVASHPNARYPQAPEMEPTALLNPHLVAHSDEVVSGWEGCLSVPGLRGLVPRYRAIEVEYTDRQGHFHRQQFTEFIARIFQHEYDHLEGLVFLDRIENNRHLMTDQEYLKQIV
- a CDS encoding response regulator, with the protein product MSPENPPISLLIVDDEPGNFDVIEILLFKESYQLSYVPNGSEALAYLEQHQPDVILLDVMMPGLNGFEVCRHIKAQPQLQHIPVIMVTALNTKEDLAQCLDSGADDFVSKPVNGVELRARVRSMLRIKQQYDALKTLMQVREDLVNMIVHDLRNPLSSITLSCEFLKLLGLDEKPLRKIQQIGIAGQQLQSLIDSLLIMAKLESGKMDLNLLPADLRIIASMALEDFEAIAAQKNIQLINDLPKVEHTVFIDSPIFRRIFDNLLSNAIKFSPSGSQVTLKIDYPVDKQTRISVADLGPGVSKELRQQIFDKFDIGSIIRGAPQTGLGLAFCKMAIEAHGGSIFVEDNQPRGSVFIVEL
- a CDS encoding response regulator, whose product is MSSKTIVAIEDSDEDFAALARIMRQFSLDIEVRRFIDGDEALDYLYRTGSYTTLKNAPPPALILMDLNLPGTDGRDIIHQIKQEDQLKTIPIIVLTTSSNPKDVEICYHYGANSYVLKPMGAQELKRTIRDLFHYWFETTLLPTAASLS
- the thiC gene encoding phosphomethylpyrimidine synthase: MRTEWIAKRRGQSNVTQMHYARQGVITEEMQGVAQRENLPPELIREEVARGRMIIPANINHPNLEPMCIGIASRCKVNANIGASPNSSNLGEEVGKLQLAVKYGADTVMDLSTGGGNLDEIRTAIIQASPVPIGTVPVYQALESVHGTIEKLTPDDFLQVIEKHAQQGVDYMTIHAGILMEHLPLVRSRLTGIVSRGGGIIARWMLHHHKQNPLYTHFDDIIEIFKKYDVSFSLGDSLRPGCTHDASDAAQLAELKTLGQLTRRAWEHDVQVMVEGPGHVPMDQIEFNVRKQMEECSEAPFYVLGPLVTDIAPGYDHITSAIGAAMAGWYGTAMLCYVTPKEHLGLPNAEDVRNGLIAYKIAAHAADIARHRPGARDRDDELSRARYNFDWNRQFELALDPDRAREYHDETLPADIYKTAEFCSMCGPKFCPMQTKVDAEALTELEKFLEREKVSQS
- a CDS encoding urea transporter, encoding MLDLPIGASSSAHPLSGAQRGVPPSKQRSVRSILHPIVQPLGALLQAVCAATSEILFLRGILPGALLLSAMLLQPSVLAMGLVGVFAAVAFARITQLGQTYLGQGPFLFNPLLAGLGVGYLFQLSPAALFLAAGAGVLAFLLTWVLSHVLRTFFYLPVLSLPFVVVSWVVHLAAYRYAGLKAAVVPVYAYTIGLPLPIEGFLRTLGLIFFLPNVWVGIVVVALLLVNSRIQFLLVLLGYALGTTVRGILTGTFAYVYYDPAALNFMLVALAIGGFYLLPSPRSYLLAGISVALAAIVGEAISVFWAAVALPVHALPYNLVTLLLLYLLGLAGSRSLARYPQASPEKTLDHELTIQRRYQGTGRTLMVPFTGRWVTWQGFEGAWTHQGLWRYACDFLIRDDQGQTHRDVGLQLTDYYAFQKPVLSPIRGWVVRVVNDLPDCAIGTVDQAHNWGNAVVLYDERGFYVEISHFAQHSIVVKAADRVEPGTLLGRCGNSGYSPQPHIHIQVQLQPDIGAATVPFSFVNLLVDGQFQTESIPAVESVLEPVRPDLVLAQAMTFPIDSRLSFCKMRRGQVVGRLEVVVKMAVDGSFYLDSGKAKLFFGRDDTVLMFHRMEGEDPWLRLLWLAVPRLPLIRQVGHAWQDYLPISTVSGGFPCLLYQFASAFWPQLASVSYQGYWETNETLTGRLQLPGTRQTLSTSVIFASTGEWLKVGVGDLALMLI
- a CDS encoding HhoA/HhoB/HtrA family serine endopeptidase; the encoded protein is MHHHTSSRQGWKPWKTPSTYLLSMMLGAGMMFAGSRWLIPAEAKPVQTDPVIAQIRLPADESGANFIATAVERTGPAVVRIDSARTVKNRIPEPFNDPFFRQFFGSEFQMPPATRVERGTGSGFITTTDGMILTNAHVVDGADTVTVTLKDGRNFQGKVLGTDPVTDVAVVKIQASNLPTVSLGNSDQLRPGEWAIAIGNPLGLDNTVTAGIISATGRTPSQVGVPDKRVGFIQTDAAINPGNSGGPLLNQRGEVIGMNTAIIGGAQGLGFAIPINTARRIADQLITKGRVDHPYLGIQMATLTPELKRNINSDPNSNFEVQDDQGILVVRVIRNSPAAKGGLRTGDVIVRIDNQIVKTADQVQRAVEDSSVGGNLSIEVRRNGRSVALTLQPGAFPVRTADN